The genomic interval CGGCGAGAAGGTGATCCGGGAGGGCGACCCGGTGCAGCGGATGGTGTTCGTCCTCCAGGGCAAGCTCCGGAGCACGCAGCCGCTGGCCAAGGGCGTGGTGGCCACGTGCGTGCTCGGCGCCGGCAACTTCCTCGGCGACGAGCTCCTGTCGTGGTGCCTCCGGCGGCCGTTCGTGGACCGGCTGCCGGCGTCGTCGGCTACGTTCGAGTGCATCGAGACGGCCCAGGCGTTCTGCCTCGACGCCCCCGACCTGCGCTTCATCACGGAGCAGTTCCGGTACAAGTTCGCCAACGAGAAGCTGAAGCGGACGGCGCGCTACTACTCCTCCAACTGGCGGACGTGGGCGGCCGTCAACATCCAGCTCGCGTGGCGCCGGTACAAGGCCAGGACGGCCGacctggtggcggcggcgccgccgccgtccggtGGGCTGCCCGGCCCCGACGACGGGGACCGCCGGCTCCGCCATTACGCGGCCATGTTCATGTCGCTCAGGCCGCACGATCACCTCGAGTGAGCAGCCGTGGATCGGATGGGACCATGTGACAGGGCATGCAACCGTGCATGGCATGTCACGGACCGCCACTGCACCGGCCATATCATTGACTCATTGTATGGTGGTACGCTGCTACTTCGTCTCGACGATTGATTAGCATCCGTCATTCTAACATGGCCAATAACGAAGATGTAGTGtcaagaaaaataatgcaaATGTGCCCTTAATTGGAACGGCAAAAtctatcaaatcaaatcaagccCTTGGACCCTTGTGAACATAGTTTCTATGAAAGTAGTACGAATTGAATGGATTTCTAAAAAGATCATGTCGAACAAATTCACATTCCAAGGAGGTCGGATATTTTTAGGCCTTCTTCACCTCCGCTTTTGagttctttttctccttttcttttgagaaaatttggAGTTTTGCCTCAGAAACTGAACTAAAATTTCTGGACGTGATTTTTAAGGCCTTAGTCGGCCTGTCCATCTTGCTTAGTACTCCTGTACGGGCCCATAGCCCAACCAGGCCCGCAAGCCTCACCCAACCAGGCCCGCAAGCCTCATGTGTAGCGTGTGGATTCAAATACGCCTACCCGTGTGGAACGCGTACTTATGTCTCGAAGCCGCTTGGTCTTCTTCGCCTTCGGTTCGGCCTAAGCACTAGCCCGcactcacccttgccttgatGGCAGCCGCGATGGACGTCgacggctccggcgccgccgccgccgccgccgctgccgccggcggtgggaGGCATTCAGAGAAGGAGCTCTTCCGCGCGGCGGAGTCGGGAGACGCCGCGGTCTTCTCCTCCCTCGCCCCCGCCGaactcgccgtcgcgctctccCTCCGCGACGAGGACGGGCGCTCCCTCCTCCacgtcgccaccgcctccggcCACGCGCAGGCAAGTGACCGTGGGCCGTGTGGGATCCTCTAGGACTCGAATCTTCTCGGCTCCTCTGGGTTTAGGGTTTTGACGGTACACCCCCGTGTGTGCTGGTTTAGGTGGTGACAGCTCTtgcggcggtgggcggcgatGCCACGGCCAGCGTTGTGAACGGGAAGGACGAGGAGGGGTGGGCGCCGATCCACACGGCAGCGAGTTGTGGAAACGCTGAGATCATCTCTATCCTGCTCGATCAAGGTACGGAATCTACCGTTGTTTTTAGTGTAAGATGTGCTATTTGTGCTGCAAGTTGTACTGTTTGTTAGGGGTATTAGACGATTTTTTGCGAATTGTATGATGGTTTGATATTTTCGAGGGAGATTAAGTTATGTTAATTGCAGTAATAGGGCTTAATTGCGGTCAGCATGCTCTGTGACACAGGAGAATTTGTTATTGCTCGCTGAAAATGATCTCATATGTATTAGATAAAGCAGGCTACGTGGATTTTGTAGTTCCTTTGGACTTGCTGAATGTCCTTTGCAGCTGATAAAACCCAATTAATCAGGGCGGTAACGGCGGTTATGTTGGAACTTTTGTTTTCTGTTATGTATCAAGGTCCATGCAGCATTGTAACATGCTGCACAGTGTGCCTTTAGCATCCAGAATGCAAAATAGTGTTCATTGACCCTGTGATGCTTAATTTGTTCAGGGGCGAAGCTTCATGGTTACCGCAGCAGATTGCTGATGCTGCTTTAGTGTGTATATCCTGCAAGAACGTATAGAGCTGGCATAACCAGAGCAGGATTGTTTTGTAGAGTAATTGTACATGTCTATTTTTGAAATTCCTGTTCTTTATAGAATTACCTCAGTCGCCAACTCGCCATGTTGTAATCTGTCCTCAGTAGCAAGCATTACAATGGCAtcattgcttttttttctgtttaacatgagtttgtatatatactcGCTGCATTAGTTCTAACATTTAAATACCtgtatttattattagtaTGTTCTTGCTGACTGATGTAATGATAAATTCGTAATGTCAGGTGCTAATGTTGATTTGACAACTGATGCTGGCCGGACCGCTCTTCATTATGCTGCTAGTAAAGGACGGCTTAACATAGCAGAAACACTAATAGCGCACAGTGCAAAGGTCAACAAGAAAGATAAGGTCTCTTAGACTACTAACAGTCAGGGAGAATGTTCATGCTACATCACTAAGTCTTCTTTACCTGAATAACTGCATGGTTTCGTTGGTCAGAAACAAATCAAAGAAGGAGATCTTGTTTGTGTAGTTAGGTGCGTTCTAGTATGAACTGAACATCAAGTTTACCATGACAACTGACTATGCTGTAGACATCTACCTGTATCTAGGAATATAATGTGGACTCGTCTAGATCTGAGGATATATGTTTTAACTTTGAAGTATTTCATCTTATACCATATATTTCTGCTACAGTTGCTGCAAATATGCCCACTACTCCATGCATTTTCACTGTACTGTAATTGAATTTTCTTGACATTTAAACATTAAATTACTCTGTTGTCAGTTTGGGTGCACACCCTTACATAGAGCTGCAAGTACTGGAAATGCTGAACTGTGTGAATTCCTGGTTGAGGAGGGGGcagatgttgatgctgttGACAGGACAGGACAAACACCACTAATGCAAGCCGTTGTTTGTGAAAACAAAGGGGTAATTTTTCTTGCCTTCGTTGCCTCAGGTGGTTGATCTGGATGGTTTTTGTAATGTTCTTCCAAATATTATCAAATCCTGCGTTcttctattactatattttatatatgaagtGTGGCATGTTATAATTCACCTTTAGTGTTTCATTTGAGAATCCATGTCAATGTTTTGACATTTTCCGCCGGTTTGATGTCCCTATTGACTGTTTATTAGCAACACACTTGCTTCCAAATGTCAAGCAATACTCCTGATCTCTTCAGTAGTTTAATGAttgccaaagaaaaaaagaatgcaGGGGCCAGTTTGATTATCTCTTGTTTCCTGAAGTAGATGGATGTGGATTATCACTTATTCATGTATGGAAATCACTCACTATGTAGGTTGCTCTTCTGCTAATTCGACATGGTGCTGATGTTGACGTTGAGGACAAGGAAGGTTATACCGTCCTTGGTCGAGCATCTGATAGCTTTAGACCTGCACTTATTGACGCAGCTAAAGCAATGCTTGAAGGCTGAACATGTCATGCTGCAGAAAGGTAAAAGTAGTAGTTTTTGAAGTATAAACCAGTCCTTGGTTGAGTTGAATCCTGGTCTTTGAAGTATAAACCATTCCAATCTAGAATCAGTTTGACCAACTTGACCATATATTTCATAGTCAAGAATTCTTGTAGTAATTGTGATTTCAGTTTGCTCTTGCTTTTCTTTAGCTATTTCATCGAGTTTTCCAATCAGGACAACAATAATCAACTCATCATAGTTTTGACAAAAGTTTATCATGTTCTCTACTCAAGCTCAACCATCATTGTTTCCCGAACTGCCaaatgctatatttttttgcaaattcatCATCTCGTCTTTAgagaatagatttttaattttataatagttaatttcatggcttataatattaaatagctataaaaaaatcagataatctttcatctttcatcaaccaaaaaaacaaaaccaaaataagAAGCTGGATCAGTGCCCCCTCAATGCTCAACTAATGTTAGGGTGCTCCTGCTTCCATGTTAGATTCATACGTGCCAATATGCCATTACTACATTACAGGTAGCTTCCTAAGAGCATCCTTAGCAGCTCATCCATCTTATCCTTTATCCTAAAAATACAGCATGGAGGATAAAAactgagctccaacagaacattcatcatatcatttatttttgaatgcCATCCATATTTGAAGAGAGAAACTccatatttggatgttctctcttCATCATCCAAAGAGATATACAAGATGTCATGTACGGATGATCTGCTTAAGCACAAGGagatatgaaagataaaactattttagatgatcatccaaataaagatatggatgaccaaatttagattagcTGCTAGGGATGCT from Oryza brachyantha chromosome 3, ObraRS2, whole genome shotgun sequence carries:
- the LOC102703761 gene encoding 26S proteasome non-ATPase regulatory subunit 10; protein product: MAAAMDVDGSGAAAAAAAAAGGGRHSEKELFRAAESGDAAVFSSLAPAELAVALSLRDEDGRSLLHVATASGHAQVVTALAAVGGDATASVVNGKDEEGWAPIHTAASCGNAEIISILLDQGANVDLTTDAGRTALHYAASKGRLNIAETLIAHSAKVNKKDKFGCTPLHRAASTGNAELCEFLVEEGADVDAVDRTGQTPLMQAVVCENKGVALLLIRHGADVDVEDKEGYTVLGRASDSFRPALIDAAKAMLEG